In the genome of Amphiura filiformis chromosome 11, Afil_fr2py, whole genome shotgun sequence, the window TTTATATAATCTTAAATGCctgataaaatgttattaaagcaagctacatgtatatttttgtatAACTCAATATTCAATCATTCAAAAGGCTGTTGAACTCCCAAGTCGAACTGCAGCTTAAATCTCTGAATGCTACAAGATATGAACACTGCACTGGGTAAATTCATATTGTAAATGATCTGGCAACTCTAGAATATTCCGTAGTACATACAGGAATAGCTATTTTCCATGACACATATACTGTCTGCTACAAGTGTGACATATCACAGGTAAGTTAATGTTGTGTTCTGTGATATTATGTATCCCTGCAGACAGCAAAACTCTTTTATTTCAGGAGGTATTTGACTAGAATGCATGAATAGCCCCTTCATATAATACCCCTGAATTGGATGGCTGGGTAGTACATATCTCAAAAAAGTGAAATATTCCGGAAAGGAAAAACACTGTTGTCTTAGTTTTAGCACTAATGACTATACCTTCCTTCTTTAAGAACAGATCAGGTTTTGCAGGCCTATGTGAATTGATACAGTCATGGccatctcctccataattgtctatttattattttatattttgatgtgatttcaatgtattttgcttgtttttgattatggaaataaagattcaatTCACATTATTAACTCTGTACACAAAAGACCCAAAAAACTGGAGTTATACATTGTGGGTACAGTGCAAGACCattgtaagtgcagtagaatgtaatagctgccttatgtaaaGCACATTTTCGCAGCATTTTCCTAATGGTCACTAAGCTAACCCAATATCACCTTTACATATAGTTGGGGGTCTTCATGTGTTTTTGATCAAAAGTAACTGAAGTacattattgaaatgttgcaaatggcagctattacgTTTACATGCATGGTTTTGATTTTTTGGAGATACAACGTTTTTGCACAAGACTTATCATAACATTCATCATGCTATTGGCTGAAATATATGAATAACTTAGAAACCAATATACACAAAAAATACTAATATTAGAAATACCAAATTTGTATTTCTGTTGACATCAGgcttattttgcttgatcccaCCACATATacatatatacgtctagcccttttctattcacagattatccattgtattccttttgttcaaGGTTCGTTtcctcgaccattacctagagtaatggaggtagctagctagagtaatggaggtagctagctgcccagaaaccattatcaacacaatagctcaagataacggtctcgggcagccagctaaacaaaaggaataccatggacattctagaaacactatggaaaggatcgcAACATACATGTAGAGTCTGAGTTGCTTACTTGTCTCGGATAGAATTACGGAACAAATGCATtcacagctcgatttaaatgcaaatgttacatgacaagagaaaattatagagggctcctgcagtccgtataacagtaattcataacaccactggtgctcagttaaatttatgcaaattaaattttaattaacataacgaagtaaatattcataaataaaaaaaagtaaccGCTTTCAttatactcagtacatgtatataaacttgccattggtttttagaagggaatctgtctttatccttgcccaacccaaaaacgctcaacgatCCATGCGAATtagctgctaggcaagaaccccgggatactacccgaccagaggagcttcgcaaactaacctgcggtactcattacaagtcaagaggctgggggtgcaaagccttactgtgacctacccgtaatggggagcaccattggacacaacgttactaggttATTCAAATATttgcttatactcacatttttctaagatataaatttcatggtgttgaaatagatcgtagtccaaacgttgaaaactctatacaatttgcattattcattaatcatttgaataacaatggtcacagggtgaatacactccagcggattatCTATGCAAGTGAaaaacctaccaaaccacttcaaatactgatagatcaattctgtattgatttgattaaatcacttgcatttgtcattaaatagactcgtGAGACTCGCatacgcaggacacatgggaagaatattacactatctcggggtgtttttattttgggaaaaacccacaacttttacaaaataatacatcaattttttccaatttgtcgtttggaaaatgaatacaccattccaacaaatttgtttattttggctcgccgtatatgtaagataaacggttcaaaacagaccattaccatagataacactggccaacaaaatttaactttttttctggtgacttggatttaagagttgtttttaactaatttggggtcgctgatttcaaatatggcatcagtttttccctatcaggtcaagtttttttctatgacaaatggtgaaatttcatgaattactatttagaacacatatgtttaataagcaaggacaggatgagttatactttttgcctttgtcatgtttgtcttaAAATATTGTACATGATACATGATGACTGATAAATAcagcttttaagcttttaaaatagcagacaatcataccttcccatgatgctttgcaccacataatggagctctgaaacacatggaatcttgtatatttctacatgatttatagtcatagagtgaaaatttgacgtgatatgcaaaaactaatgctatatttgaaatcggcgacccaaaattacctaaaaacaactctcaaaccaaagtcaccaaaaactgtgttgggcagtgtaatcggtgtcttgttgaggtatggttgaggtatatggttcgcatgttagtcgctcggaaggcgagaccccggggtcaacaagacaccgattatctatggtaatggtctgttttgaaccctttatctactacgtatGGGGTAATGCCGCTAATGCACCACCACCAATAACAATAATTCTGCCACTCACTAGCAATACTGTCTAAGCCCTATATTTATATTATTCTGCTTCACTATCGGCTATattgctatttttgcattttgtgtgGCCATCAGAATACTGTACCTGGAAAACAGCTCAATCCAACCAATCACCCCTGTAAAGCTTGTTTGATTCCACCTCTACTGAAATCAGCAAGTCATTAATCCactcattcatttctttcaaACACTTTCAGATTGTGAGAATTTTGATTGACGTAACACACAACAACCACCACCATGTCCCTCCCACTAATCTTGAAGGATGCACCTTCCCACTTCAACTGGGACCTTGAGTCAGGTACATCCAAAGACTTTGAAGCACTGAATCTACAGATCACAGAGCATATTCAGTTCAACCCGACAGAGACGCCCATTCAAGCTCATTTATTCCAAAGCTTTCTACACATGTCAGGGTATAAACACCCAAGACCTGATTCCAATAgtttcaaacgctgtttaaagaTTGCCTATGATAAGATTGATGCACTGACTGATAAAGATGCACGAATTGGATATAAGCTAGTGGCAAAATGCAATGAAGCCATTGTTGCTGGCAGACTAAAACTAGATAATGACATTGAAGATGAAATAGAAGATTTGATAGAGGAACAGACGAACAAGTCGAAGGCATGCATCGATTCAGTAAGAGCATTTGCTCTTTCAAGGCTAGGTCTTCCAAAGTATAGTGATACTGAAAAATATTATCGCCAGGCCATAGAACTTTATCCAAACAACTCAGATTGGCTATTTGGATTGGCATTGGTCATTGGACGTCGGGCACGATCTAATGCGCCTTATTATGCATTCACTGAGGAGATGAAGGAAGAAGAGGAGCTCTATAACCAGATTTTGGAATTAGACAACAACCACGGTCTAGCATGTGCATCTTTGTCACAATGTTTACTTCAGCAAAGAGGGTAATGAAAGTGCTGAGGCTAAAAACACTGCAAAGAGAGCAGAGGAAAGTCAACCTGATAATCCCTATGTTCGTAGCATGACTGGGACAGTTTACAGAAAAACAAAGCAGTATGACGATGCAATCAAGGCATTCCAGAAGGCATGTGATTTGATGAGCAAAGACACATATCTCCACCATCAGCATGGCCTAGTCTATCGTGACAAATattattcacaggtttttcaGACAAATGGACAAGGTGCAAACTCCAAAGAGCCAGTTATTAGTCTTCTGAGAAAAGCCTTAGAATGTTTTACAAAAGCAGTTGACAGTAACAGCACTAACACAATGGCCCTGCTAGACAAAGCCCGTGCACATGCAGATCTAGGAGAGATTGAAACAGCTGATGAGGCATTTAATCTTTTGATAGCTACAGACAATCTTTCTCACAGCAACAGGTTCACATTCAACTACAGATATGCCCTGTTTTTAAGAGAAAAGCGTGCTGACAACAAGAAGGCAGCAAAACACTTCCATACAGCTATCGAGCTGGCTGTTACCTATTGCACCACAGCTCCAGTATCAAGAGAAAACTCTACACCAAGATTCAAAGGTATAGCAAGAGATTTTGGTACAGCTTGTGAGAACTTCCGGGAAATTATGAATGCATTGACTACTTCTACAAAACCTGAAGAGAGAGCTGATGGATTGAAAGGTCTTGCCTGGTTGCACCAAGCTCTTGGAGAACATGCAGCAGCAAAAGAGAAGTATGAAGATTACCTGAAGTGTGACGGGAAGAGCAGGGACTACAAAGCCATACAGCAGCTGATTAGATCCTTGATTCAACTTGATGACTTGGAAGAAGCTAGAACACAGATTGAAGTGTTGAGGACACTGAAACCAAGACTAGTGAAACCTTGCCATATTCAATGTCTCTTGCGTGAGGGTGAGATTGAGCAAGCAAAACCAAATGGAATCGGCATGGCAAAAGATCTCTTCCAGGAAGCTGTTGAATTAGGCAGTATGAGCGGATGCCAAAAGCTGGCAGATATTCTGGAGAACGACCCAAAGGTAGCGACGTGGGAGTTCCGTGCTGACTGTGCAAAGATACTCCATTGCTGTGAAACGAATAATGAAAAGGATGGTCAAATTTACAGCAGGACCAAGAAGCTGATAGAACTTGAGGATGAGAAATTTGGAACATTAAGAGAATTCCACCTGAAGATGGAAGAACTTAAACTGAAGAATGATAACCAAGATGGCAAAAAGGAAATTCTCACTGCTGCATCACAGGTGTTGAATGAAGCCAGATCTCTTCTGGATCGAACCATGATCAAGTTTCAACAGATTCATTATCCTGCTCTTGGGTATTCTCGCTGCATGTTCTTTTGTGTTGAACAAAAGAATTCTATACCAAAAGGTGTGCAAGATATAAGGAATGAAATAACAACGAAGCTTACTAAGGGGTATAAATGGGAGAATTTTGACACCAACTTCAAACGTCTGCTAGACTTCCTCGTAATGGTACGTAATTCAGAGTATTTTTCTATAATTTGCATGCAGCATTtatcattttaatatattaatCTCTTTCAGATGGAAAAGATCCATTACAAATGTCAATACAATTGGGTCTGCTCTCTCAGTTGTAAAAACGTCATATCAACCTAACAATCAGTTTATTACATGAACTTAGATGAGCTTGGGTATAGCAATAATCTTGATCTTGCCAGCATCCAAGAATTTGTCATTTATTCTGTATAA includes:
- the LOC140164295 gene encoding uncharacterized protein → MSLPLILKDAPSHFNWDLESGTSKDFEALNLQITEHIQFNPTETPIQAHLFQSFLHMSGYKHPRPDSNSFKRCLKIAYDKIDALTDKDARIGYKLVAKCNEAIVAGRLKLDNDIEDEIEDLIEEQTNKSKACIDSVRAFALSRLGLPKYSDTEKYYRQAIELYPNNSDWLFGLALVIGRRARSNAPYYAFTEEMKEEEELYNQILELDNNHGLACASLSQCLLQQRG
- the LOC140164291 gene encoding uncharacterized protein, producing the protein MTGTVYRKTKQYDDAIKAFQKACDLMSKDTYLHHQHGLVYRDKYYSQVFQTNGQGANSKEPVISLLRKALECFTKAVDSNSTNTMALLDKARAHADLGEIETADEAFNLLIATDNLSHSNRFTFNYRYALFLREKRADNKKAAKHFHTAIELAVTYCTTAPVSRENSTPRFKGIARDFGTACENFREIMNALTTSTKPEERADGLKGLAWLHQALGEHAAAKEKYEDYLKCDGKSRDYKAIQQLIRSLIQLDDLEEARTQIEVLRTLKPRLVKPCHIQCLLREGEIEQAKPNGIGMAKDLFQEAVELGSMSGCQKLADILENDPKVATWEFRADCAKILHCCETNNEKDGQIYSRTKKLIELEDEKFGTLREFHLKMEELKLKNDNQDGKKEILTAASQVLNEARSLLDRTMIKFQQIHYPALGYSRCMFFCVEQKNSIPKGVQDIRNEITTKLTKGYKWENFDTNFKRLLDFLVMIQPAFPGNDNWYIAFNKLNNISKHVDGIQHSQYHVPVLLNGKTAKNVNPIPDGPDGPIGNKVPGVDYEEFSITDIARRATTEVEKIVQEFHKYDSL